In Neodiprion pinetum isolate iyNeoPine1 chromosome 6, iyNeoPine1.2, whole genome shotgun sequence, one genomic interval encodes:
- the LOC124221833 gene encoding enolase-phosphatase E1 isoform X2 — MTDSNYCCLCASDEGIFLDIFKATHRQLGNRSLLKELETCLSVKVDRKGTLSSKICHKCAIELGECHQFVETYNEASKAAKVKKTVAKKSCCLCFTGVKNKYLFQLAKDFQSKIDPIQKIYECFHKSITREESEGLLICLFCRYNLDILYDLKKLAREVRSKLEKITECKAVVASLPKTETFVVSRKTTIHSAAKLHYTSDSDSEYNKMAPKQLRAKRLKNSKHPQQLKFRTCGQCQTLIEDGIDMYRLHRTGLTVCKACWITMDPISTTTGNKRKPNTQTESKNTRLCAVFVKDVLSAASSKDNGSYNVEKDEKGGAIYVISDDSGNEIPDTKAARKTRQKRGIDDIKSEAEPLTTSWSRTKRNANEEADSDSRSNKRLKSVQNTMVTIPLEKEKLRRSTRLQSSDSEGITLQDNCNDIFEAKKIKTEEKLNNLHVKNKSSKVKSPGNSKKLKTRHAESKSEDPPSEAETEAGKELRKVRNKVPLISESALPASPKIRNLPIRAKQRSASPGSRQDVKNIECNKSSDESIANQRLPLKVKASPKRPKKLMMVSFPFKLKNPYVCKVCKTEYKNKVIGMKHELTHFKQVEIKVEKLNIDNHFQTLNENSEMKEIAQESSDVTCLLDLPEVNEKLLDPEIPTSAGDAEQTKEAESNTDNTEIVRRDLPSQLLLGNNKSEEFESTREIDSVNTLNRPLSEESTSVIINSLNVTTEVIAQDSDLGSDNRSENNQMPETKVDEIHSGPNLLTELNCDDDNDSTEEISNKKLDESLSAELPKELEQTITNTEETNVVEHTNDEDVIVTAAPSNESCEVVEKVPGLDNNEETDVHSLIADTENLLEDFNEHTEKLEDETKNKNDVLAINDANHVDGELIETNDSKEIIDDELDVVTTTKIGTVDKDLDTKNESINPSLEGNEQSMTDNVPQESMSESPQDIEEPNNGSNNHALSTVTEILQEVIDLATAEVQKRGEKDLISEPETLESISKEIEKSTDEISTSCLVEAQEKLVSE, encoded by the exons ATGACAGACTCCAATTACTGTTGTCTGTGCGCAAGCGACGAGGGAATATTCCTGGACATATTTAAGGCCACCCATCGACAGCTAGGGAACAGATCCCTCCTCAAGGAACTTGAAACGTGCTTGTCCGTCAAG GTTGACAGAAAGGGGACGCTATCGTCGAAAATTTGTCACAAGTGTGCAATTGAATTGGGCGAATGTCACCAGTTTGTTGAAACTTATAACGAAGCATCTAAAGCTGCTAAGGTTAAGAAGACTGTGGCAAAGAAATCCTGCTGCCTGTGTTTCACTGGTGTCAAAAACAAGTATTTGTTCCAACTTGCCAAAGATTTCCAGTCCAAAATCGACCCTATTCAGAAGATATATGAATGCTTTCATAAATCG ATAACTCGGGAAGAGTCTGAAGGTCTATTGATATGCCTCTTCTGCCGCTACAACTTGGACATCTTATACGATTTGAAGAAATTGGCTCGAGAAGTGAGGTCTAAATTAGAGAAAATAACTGAGTGTAAAGCTGTTGTAGCTAGTTTACCAAAG ACAGAGACGTTTGTGGTGAGTCGTAAGACAACCATCCATTCTGCGGCTAAACTTCACTATACTTCTGACTCGGATAGTGAGTACAACAAAATGGCTCCCAAACAGTTGCGCGCAAAAAGGCTTAAGAACTCCAAGCACCCTCAGCAATTAAAGTTCCGTACCTGCGGTCAATGTCAAACCTTAATAGAAGATGGTATCGATATGTACAGATTACACAGAACGGGCCTCACAGTGTGTAAAGCGTGCTGGATAACAATGGATCCAATAAGTACGACGACAGGTAATAAACGTAAGCCAAACACTCAGACTGAATCTAAAAACACTAGACTTTGTGCAGTGTTTGTCAAGGATGTGCTGAGTGCAGCCTCGTCGAAAGATAATGGATCATATAATGttgaaaaagatgaaaaaggaGGCGCAATTTATGTTATATCTGATGATAGTGGCAACGAGATACCAGATACTAAAGCTGCCAGAAAAACCCGGCAAAAACGAGGTATTGATGATATTAAGTCGGAAGCAGAACCGTTAACAACTTCATGGTCACGAACAAAGCGAAACGCTAATGAGGAAGCTGACAGCGACAGTAGATCAAATAAGAGATTAAAATCCGTACAAAATACAATGGTGACCATTCCGTTGGAGAAGGAGAAGTTAAGGAGAAGTACCCGTCTCCAAAGTTCTGATTCTGAGGGTATCACTCTACAGGACAACTGCAACGATATCTTtgaagcgaaaaaaattaaaaccgaagaaaaattgaataatcttCATGTTAAGAATAAGTCCAGTAAGGTTAAATCGCCTGGCAATAGTAAGAAACTGAAGACTCGTCATGCGGAGTCTAAAAGTGAGGACCCACCTTCTGAGGCTGAAACAGAAGCTGGGAAAGAACTGAGAAAGGTACGCAACAAAGTTCCGTTGATTTCAGAGTCCGCATTACCAGCCAGTCCAAAAATCAGAAACCTTCCCATACGCGCCAAACAAAGATCAGCTAGCCCTGGATCGAGACAGGAtgtaaaaaacattgaatGCAATAAATCGAGTGACGAATCAATCGCCAATCAACGTTTGCCTTTGAAAGTCAAAGCTTCTCCTAAACGACCTAAAAAATTGATGATGGTTAGCTTTCCCTTCAAACTCAAAAATCCATATGTATGCAAAGTTTGCAAAacagaatataaaaataaagtgaTTGGAATGAAGCACGAATTGACACATTTCAAGCAGGTAGAAATTAAAGTAGAGAAGCTGAATATCGATAATCATTTTCAGACGCTCAATGAAAATTCGGAGATGAAAGAAATCGCCCAAGAGTCCTCTGACGTTACCTGTTTGCTAGATCTGCCTGAGGTGAATGAAAAACTTCTCGATCCGGAAATACCTACTTCAGCTGGTGATGCGGAACAGACTAAAGAAGCTGAGTCTAACACAGATAATACAGAAATTGTTCGTCGTGATTTACCGTCACAGTTGTTACTAGGCAACAACAAATCTGAGGAATTCGAGAGCACTAGAGAGATCGATAGTGTTAACACATTGAATAGGCCACTCTCAGAAGAGTCGACTTCAGTTATTATTAATTCACTAAATGTTACCACAGAGGTTATTGCGCAAGATTCAGATCTGGGTAGTGATAATCGGTCCGAAAATAATCAAATGCCAGAAACCAAGGTAGATGAAATTCATTCCGGACCAAATTTGCTCACGGAATTAAATTGTGACGATGATAACGATTCTACGGAAgaaatatcaaataaaaaattggatgAAAGTTTGTCTGCAGAATTACCGAAGGAACTTGAGCAAACTATCACAAATACCGAAGAAACAAACGTTGTAGAGCATACGAATGATGAGGATGTCATAGTGACTGCTGCACCATCGAATGAGAGCTGTGAAGTCGTAGAAAAAGTTCCAGGGTTAGATAACAATGAAGAAACCGATGTGCATAGTCTTATCGCAGACACGGAAAACTTGTTGGAAGACTTCAATGAGCACACAGAGAAGCTAGAAGATGAAACCAAGAACAAAAACGATGTTTTGGCCATAAATGATGCGAATCATGTTGATGGGGAGCTAATAGAAACGAACGAcagtaaagaaattattgaTGACGAACTAGATGTAGTGACCACCACAAAAATTGGTACTGTAGATAAGGACCTTGACACGAAAAACGAATCAATAAACCCGAGCTTGGAAGGTAATGAACAAAGCATGACAGACAACGTCCCTCAAGAATCGATGAGCGAGTCTCCTCAAGATATTGAAGAACCCAACAACGGAAGCAATAACCATGCGTTATCTACAGTTACTGAAATCCTGCAGGAAGTTATCGATCTTGCAACTGCAGAGGTACAAAAGCGAGGTGAAAAAGACCTAATATCGGAACCTGAAACATTGGAAAGCATTTCGAAAGAGATAGAGAAGAGCACAGATGAAATATCAACAAGCTGTTTGGTCGAGGCACAAGAAAAGTTAGTCTCTGAGTGA